A single genomic interval of Natator depressus isolate rNatDep1 chromosome 16, rNatDep2.hap1, whole genome shotgun sequence harbors:
- the SURF6 gene encoding surfeit locus protein 6, whose translation MASLATKDSYLQSLAKKICVQQVQEPRKRTFASKRAGSGDASSEPKKKKRKKPRKQTEKANAPPAKQAAPSTSKSSPAKQAVPNLNTPTPAELTAPNRSTSTPTGTAVSKTENGTTGGKSDPGSFSAVNILRQRLHEKMQEVSGQGGTKELSPVVLEKRRRRKYEKERKRRRRKELKMKEKMEKKGAQEAAAAVEPQQAKEENKVGIIFNQVKVCEEEELSKTEKKREKRKRVKGNLTPLTGKNYKQLLSRLEARKSKLEELKDKDQKKAMELENKMKWTNVLYKAEGVKIRDDEERLKAALKRKEKRKAQRQKQWEKRTEHVVEKMQQRQDKRRKNIQKKKAAKVEHRKDKARKKGRILPEDLEKAGVK comes from the exons ATGGCTAGTCTGGCCACCAAAGACTCATACCTGCAGAGTTTAGCTAAGAAAATTTGTGTGCAGCAGGTCCAGGAGCCACGGAAAAGAACATTCG CTTCCAAGCGAGCTGGGTCTGGAGATGCTAGCAGTGAGCcgaagaaaaagaagagaaagaaaccCAGAAAGCAAACTGAGAAGGCAAATGCCCCTCCAGCTAAGCAGGCAGCACCCAGTACCAGCAAATCTTCTCCAGCTAAGCAGGCAGTACCTAATCTTAACACACCTACTCCAGCCGAACTGACAGCACCCAATAGGAGCACATCCACTCCAACTGGAACAGCAGTGAGCAAAACTGAGAACGGAACCACAG GTGGAAAAAGTGATCCCGGTTCGTTTTCTGCTGTGAATATCTTGCGTCAGAGGTTACATGAGAAGATGCAAGAAGTCTCTGGTCAG GGCGGCACTAAAGAGCTATCACCAGTTGTGCTGGAGAAGAGGCGCCGAAGGAAGTatgagaaggagagaaagaggcGCCGGAGAAAGGAGCTGAAGATGAAGGAGAAAATGGAGAAGAAGGGAGCCCAGGAGGCAGCTGCAGCTGTGGAGCCGCAGCAAGCAAAGGAGGAGAACAAGGTTGGGATCATCTTCAACCAGGTCAAAGTctgtgaggaggaggagctgagcaagacagagaagaagagagagaagaggaagagagtgAAGGGAaacctcactcctctgacagGCAAGAACTACAAGCAGCTGCTGAGCAGGCTGGAAGCCCGGAAGAGCAAACTGGAGGAGCTGAAGGACAAGGACCAAAAGAAAGCCATGGAGCTGGAAAATAAGATGAAATGGACCAACGTCCTTTACAAGGCAGAAGGCGTCAAGATCCGCGATGACGAGGAGCGTCTGAAggctgccctgaagcgcaaggaGAAGCGCAAGGCCCAGCGCCAGAAGCAGTGGGAGAAGAGGACGGAGCACGTGGTAGAGAAGATGCAGCAGCGGCAGGACAAGCGGCGTAAGAACATCCAGAAGAAGAAGGCGGCCAAGGTGGAGCACAGGAAGGACAAGGCCCGGAAGAAGGGTCGCATCCTGCCAGAGGACTTGGAGAAAGCTGGTGTGAAATGA